ataaaattttgacaaaattttccatagaaataaaattttgacaaaattttctatagaaatacaattttaacaatcatttctatagtaataaaaattttgataaaattttctatagtaataaaattttgacaaaattttctatagaaataaaattttgacaaaattttctatagaaataaaatttttaaaatatttgctatagaaataaaattttgacaaaattttctattgaaataaaattttgcaaacattttctatagaaataaacttttgacaaaattttctatagaaataaaattttgacaaaaattttctatagaaataaaatgtttacaaaattttctataaagtaaaattttcacaaaattgtctatagaaataacattttaacaacctgcaaaatacttttttcttaaatttggtagattatttcttgCAGGGGTGGCAACCATCgtctgagaaataaaattttgaaaaattttctataaaaataaaattttgcaaattatctatagatataaaattttgcaaaaactttctatagaaacaaaattttgagaaaattttctatagaaataaaactttgcaaacattttctatagaaataaacttttgacaaaattttctatagaaataaaattttgcaaaacttttctatagaaataaaattttgcaaaaactttctatagaaataaaattttgacaaaattttcaatagaaataaaattttaacaacctgcaaatttttttttttttaaatttggtagatttgtggtgaaattttcttaaaaagttggtagattatttctggcAGGGGTGGGTGGCAACCGTCgtctgagaaataaaattttgcaaaaattttctatagaaataaaatttgacaaaaatgttccaaagaaatcaaaatttgcaaaaattttctatagaaataacattttgcaaaattgttctatagaaataaaattttgcaaaaattttctatagaaataaaatttttacaaattgttctatagaaataaaaattttacaaaatgttctattaaaataaaatttttaaaaattttctatagaaataaaatcttgacaaactgtaaaatacgttttttttagtttggcagatttgtggtaaaattttggtagattatttctggcacgagtggcaaccgtcgtCCGAGGACCTCAAATATATTTAAAGAACATAATGTTAATTATCTACGGGGACCATggaatgcttgccgaaatcagatacataatttccaattaattatcaaattaatttttaattgaaatgtcttcaaccacAGAAAAGATAGTATTAATCgccaaagccaattaaaaaattaattgatccaattaaaaatttaattgatacaaatgtatgtgattgatttttgtttcaattaaaaaatttgttgaaacaataaaatttttaattgaatatttttaaaactcaattaaaattttaattggacaaaattatcgtgatatttttttgtgtaccacaacccaagtagttcgattgttgatgacagaCTTAAGTGGAATTTTCTAAACAATCcaaggtagagggtacataagatatgccctggtcgaacttacggccccaTATATTTGTTTTGGTCGCATAGATTATTTTTTCGATGGTGCGATTTTAAGAATACGTTGTATGAAGTAAATTCGATAACGTACTTTAGTACACAGTAGACATTAGTAGACATTATATCATTGTCTTATTTATTATCCTATCGttttccagcaaaaaattggaagtagttccacaaacatttctttttaggAGCATTCCGGAATCCttcatcaattttttcacattcaatgaagttcttttggaccagtcttagaaaatatgctatttgacgatttaaattttggacaattaaatgtcgcaaaaagaatagaaaatcgaaaaaaataaaaaattaaaataaaattaaaaatttcacctgTGCTTATaaggattttcaaattttacaaattagataattagaatataaaagttaaataaaaaatgttgataaaaataaaaagtgaaagtggggaaaaattttgtttttcttttttttaatttcttcgttCAAATCAACTTGTAAGGCAcatcttctaaagcaatgcaaaggatccgaaaacgaagtacttccatgctatgataagcccatataaaattcgttagagatgatccaagtttgcactatttCTCGATCacaaatttgcactacttcccgATCACAAGGGAATCCACACTTTATTTTTGGAAGGTCTTATTCTGCGAGTTTCGGATGTTTTATTATGTTATTGAAAAGATCACCTCAAAAATGTGGTTGTATCCTCCCAAGCAAAATAACCAAATTTCGAAATATGGAATACATTCTATTTTCCATGCAGATATACATAAAACTCAGcataaaagcgttgccaaaaaagtagtgaaaatgttctttttgcatttggaagtggtgcaaaatgggctcaaaagcgatgaatttaacatgggcttgtcatacactgaaaaaaatattgtcgtgaggtcaaagatttcatgtctttaaaatacgaatacaaattttgcttagcatagaagacgcatttctctaaaataaagttattttccttgtccaaaagtcgataagtcaatgaagtcgtattgtcattataattaagtgatttgacttaaaaatgggtatcttaacatgaaagaaaaaaattataggctaaggtcaacttgactttaataattcagaaaaattctttattttattttaaagaagtttgttacgtcaaacatagcataatttctactggaagtcgagtcctaatttggaaaataaagttgccgttaactcgtttttaaaggactttgatagcatatgaagaaaaaaatctgagaaagcgaaaattaaaatttgcttcctagaagcaagtacacaaaacctaaatttaaaagagaattgtgtcttaaaagtatccttacttgtattatccgcttctttggctcggaatcaatactaaattttttaaagtaaagacaaaatctttggaaccgagtatgctttttttcagtgtaggatggatgtccaccatttcaacatacgttgcagtgaatttgcatcacatcttaaggtgtgatccgaattcagtgttttggatgtaaattaaaaaaatgttgtatttataccaaataaataattgttataatttttatgattctaATGTCTGTTTGACCTGAAATAGTTTAaacaattcgcaatttttctagaatggatattgcatttttttcgacaaataattgaataatttgtaccattttataaattcttttttattaacctacacgcaaagaaaaaaaacgtttggaaaacgtgtaccgaaaacgtttttcttttgttagagttttttgaattgcttcgaaaattttaaacttttatcaccaaaaaaattcgtttgttacaaagtttttattttttcaataaaaaaagttatttttgaaacaacaacagagtccatttcgtttatatcaaacactgttcttttctgacttttggtctttaataaaacacattttacagttcaaaatttaatatagtacaatgtaatgttgaacatttttttcggaattttccgaacatatgtagaatgtatgtaaaaaaaaaaaaaaaaaaaaaaactttggtcgaagcagggatcgaacccacgacccttggcatgagagtcagacgtagcaaccactgctccacggtgccaaactaaatgtttgtttctgttaaataaactttgtttattcggttcgtgggcgccgcaagctatgctatataaatataacttatatggatatttatctattgatgaccataacaggtacatagctcagtggttagtgtgttggcttacaaagtgcatggtccgcggttcgattctccgtccaggcgaaaggtaaaaaaattttaaaaatttataaaatcgtataatatcttctacattgtttgtattacagaaaaaggtcctaagaactaaaaatcttcgtggaagtgagaaagatgtgagagaaaatgcaattagccagaaaaaaatttttttgagttagtctttatgaaatggtttttacatcctggaaaagaataaacgtttatcacaaaaagtatatacttttcttccaaatacacttccttacagcgaaaagcaaatgagaaacgaactttgtttgtctaaaatttcgtttgggaggaaagaattatttttttgcgtgtatttgaaacaaaaaaagttaaaatttcccattacaaatatgaaaaaagcgagttataaaaaatcgaattaaatgaacttcctgtgtagttaaaataaagaacatcttcgggaggtcatttttggaagttcttttaaagttgttcctttagaagaacttccatcttttttataccctgctccacactgtggaacggggtattataagttagttcatatgtttgcaacacccagaaggagacgagatagacacatggtgtcttaggcaaaaatgctcagggtgagctcttaagtcgatatagcgatgtccgtctgtccgtgaacacatttttgtaatcaaagtctaggtcgcagttttagtccaatcgacttcaaatttggcacaagtatgtgttttggctcagaatagatccctattgattttggaagaaatcggttcagatttagatatagctcccatatatatatttcgcccgatatggacttatatggccccagaagccagagttttaacctaatttgcttaacattttgcacaagaagaacaattagtactatagtcaagtgtgccaaattttattaaaatcggttcagatttagatatagctcccatatatatctttcgcccgatatggactaatacggtcccagaagccagagttttaccccaatttggttgaaattttgcacagcgagtagaattagcattgttgctatgcgtgccaaatttggctgaaatcggttcagatttagatatagctcacatatatagctttcgcccgatttgaccacagatgccaattttttggtccgatttagttgaaattttgcacagggagtagaattagcattgtagctatgcgtgccaaatttggttgaaatcggttcagatttagatatagctccaatatatagctttcggccgatttacactcatatgaccacagtggccaatttttaactccgatttagttgaagttttgcacagcgagtagaattagcattgttgctatgcgtgccaaatttggctgaaatcggttcagagttagatatagctctctctcatatatatgtttttctgatttcgacaaaagtggtgaaaataccaacattttccttgtaaaatcgccactgcttagtcgaaaagttgtaaaaaagactctaattttcctaaacttctaatacatatatatcgagcgataaatcataaataaactttttcgaagtttccttaaaattgcttcagatttaaacgtttcccatatttttttactaacattgtgttccaccatagtgcattagccgacttaaattttgagtctatagattttgtagaagtctatcaaattcttccagatcgagtgatatttaaatgtatgtatttgggacaaacctttatatataggcccaacacatttgacggatgtgatatggtatcgaaaaattagatctacaaagtggtgcagggtataatatagtcggcaccgcccgactttagattttccttacttgtttttgctgggaaagtgATGCCGCGAagtacacaaaatgtttggttttagttgaattgttttttttttcaaaatttgccacAGCCCCATGCAATTATCCTTATCCCAAGAATGGCTCAAAACTTTTATAGACTATAAAGTTTAAGAAGAACAACATATTCGTAAGATTCCCAAAACTAGTGTGAATGAACAggatttgtgttttttgtttacttttctcTATTTGAGCAAAGAGGATCTTGTCGTAATATTAAAATATGAAGAACTTTATTTGAGCTTCAGGAATTCCCTGCATGTAAGGCCCCTCCTGGCgttattatcaaaattgaaagccctacacgcaaaaaaataattctttcctcccaagcgaaattttagacaaacaaagttcgtttctcatttgcttttcgctgtaaggaagtatatttggaagaaaagtatatactttttgtgataaacgtttattctgttccaggatgtaaaaacaatttcataaagactaactcaaaaaaactttttttttctggctaattgcattttccctcacatctttctcacttccacgaagatttttagttcttaacacctttttctgtaatacaaacaatgtagaagaaattatacgattttataaatttttaaaattttttacctttcgcctggacggagaatcgaaccgcggaccatgcactttgtaagccaacacactaaccactgagctatgtacctgttatggtcatcaatagataaatatccatataagttatatttatatagcatagcttgcggcgcccacgaaccgaataaacaaagtttatttaacagaaacaaacatttagtttggcaccgtggagcagtggttgctacgtctgactctcatgccgagggtcgtgggttcgatccctgcttcgaccaaagttttttttttttttttttttttttgtacatacattctacatatgttcggaagattccgaaaaaaatgttcaacattacattgtactatattaaattttgaactgtaaaatgtgttttattaaagaccaaaagtcagaaaagaacagtgtttgatataaacgaaatggactctgttgttgtttcaaaaataactttttttattgaaaaaataaaaactttgtaacaaacgaatttttttggtgataaaagtttaaaattttcgaagcaattcaaaaaactctaacaaaagaaaatcgttttcggtacacgttttccaaacgttttttttctttgcgtgtatatttcTATGCAGATATCTTTACTTAATAATATATTGTAAACTTTCACCCAACAAATACATTTCGTCGATAACGAATATTCGAATACTTACGTGAATTTCGCAATATCGGCCAGATCGAATGATGGTTTAGCTGCAAATTTCTGGTACATTGCAAAAAGATTGTATCGTGGATCCTCCATTGAATCCTTTAAAGGATTGATTTCATATCAATTTtaggtttgtgaaaatttattttgatttcgattttgtttttctatttaaagCTCTATGAAATAAGTACGCAGCTGGTTTTGATTTTAGGGTTTCTTTAAGCAGTTTGCAGtttgcaaaaacaaatttattgtgTATTTTTGTTCAAAGGTAAATAaggtaaaaacaaataattgctAATATGAGAACTTTATGTGGAAGAAGATAACGTAATTTTGCAGTTTTAAAACGAAACAAACTACAaaactaataacaaaaaaaaaaaaaacaaaaacagaaaatataaacaacttGACTAATATAAGTACATTTTCACCATTATATAACGTATTAAGCAATTAGATATATTAATAACCAATCCatgatagaaaataaaattttaataatcgatatttcaatcAACAACTAAaagtattaataataaaaactaaattactTAGATTTAACTACATATTAGGAACTAATTAAACATTACTTCATGTACACACTTAGCATTAATCAAAAACTATAAAGTATGAGAAAGAATAGGAAGAGAAAAaccaaaaagctgaaaaaacataAACGTTTAAAAAACATTTGAATTCAACTCGCTTTCAAATATTATTATGTGAAATGTGGTTGAATttaagcatttttcaaacgtatgTTCACATGGGGAAAAATTTGCGAGAGTTGTATATAAATCCATAAAGCAAAGCACTGTAAAACCAAGCAACAAACATTGGGGAATTCCTATGTCATTGAAGATTTAATTTGATATGAAAatgaaatcgaaaattttcaaaatattactaCTCGTGGCTcctctaaaattttccaatttttagaaGTCATATGCTTATATTTAAAATGGAAAGGagatttttctttaaagaattattgtaaacaaaattaactacacaaaaataaaaagaaaatatcaagAAAACAGACTGGGTTTTAATAACATTTCCGAAAGAAGCTTTTAGAATCACAAAGCTCTTGGAATTCCACATCATATCGACAAGTAataaatctaatttaattttttaatagattttcttttaaaagCAGTTATGTAAAAAGCACTCCACCCTGTGTAAAAAGCTGTAAATGAAGTCGAagcaaaatgaaatttaaacattttataatatCAAAAAGCCATAACCATATGCAGAAGCTTGGAAAGCTTAAAAGCTTGATTCCTCTCATTTATCGGTTTTTGTAATTCTTACCCTATTGCTATCGGCCGCCGATAAGGAAGCATCGGATGAAGACAATCTTTGTCTTTTCGATGGCGTCGAATTGCTAGTCTCATTTGATTCACATTCCAACATGGCAGAGGAGGGACGTATTTGGGCCCCAGCAGCTTGGTTGCCCACCATTTGCGATAAAAGATTACCGTAACGGGCTATAGAGGCTGAATGCCCAAAGCCAGCATCTTTAACAATTTGCCGGGCCAGAGGAAAAAGTTCATCGCGGCGTGTCAGTAAGGCAGGCACCAAACGGCATAATTGAGCGGCAGCCTCATTGACGCAAACCTCATGGAGGGTCAATGGTTTTTCGGGGCGCCGTTTGCAATCGAATCGCCCATAGATAGCTGAATACTTACGGATCTCATCCATGCGTCTGGGATCATGTTCACTCATGGCAATGACCTGTTCAAGTTCCCTACTAGTGCGTTTTTTCGATGTATGGGCCCGAGGTTCACGTTGAGGCAATTGAGCAGCTATCTTCTCAGCTCCCATGGTAATACGAGCCACCTGCATTTCGCTTAGAACCGGAGTTAATTGTGGGGAGCTGGAAGTAACTTGATGTGAGGTATTTGAAGCCACTACTCCGGCTGTTGTTATGGCAGGAAGATTGACCAAAGCTTGGGGTCTTTCTTGCGGTGGCAAAGTGTTGGTGGGAGGTAAAATATGGCTACTGGGGTTTTGAGGAGGCAAAGAGGGTAGGGAACAAATTTGTGAAAGAATATGTGCTGAAGCAGATGCTGAGGGCGGAACTGTGCTAACCAAAGGTGTGGGATTGAAAGGGGTACTAGGATTAAAAGTAGGATATTTTGATCTTACTGGGCCAGGAGAACGAGACAATTCGGAACTATAGATAGGAGTTATGGATTTCGCAGGAGTTTCATATTGAGCTAAAAATAGAAAGAGAGAAATACGAATACgttagaaaaatgttgacattctAAAGAGTTAGAGGAAATGTTTATGCTGCGTAGAAAGGAATACTTACCGGAATTATGATTGAGAGGTTGTTGAAACTGGCCTGGATTCAAAGCCCATTCATGCAAAGCCTTTTGTAAACGTCGCACATGCAGGGGCTTGGATGCCATACCAACCAAAGccattatttccaaaaattcttcCTCACCAGCCTCATACAATTGCTGGACATCATCACCACCCATTTCTAGAAGAGTATCATAATAGG
This is a stretch of genomic DNA from Haematobia irritans isolate KBUSLIRL chromosome 4, ASM5000362v1, whole genome shotgun sequence. It encodes these proteins:
- the nab gene encoding NGFI-A-binding protein homolog produces the protein METLNGSSTAPQCLTTSANTTSTTTNPSATTISLSSSASLSSALTSSSVAISTPLALTTASSSTSSTSATAISSSCSGNLTTAASLPSSSAAFTASASLQHQHTPLLQILPLDTGKQDDSNNLSMASGISEGQRSLSAAPSASSSPILSPPNKIFGRNANGTMVATSRPSNEAEVQLYRVLQKASLLAYYDTLLEMGGDDVQQLYEAGEEEFLEIMALVGMASKPLHVRRLQKALHEWALNPGQFQQPLNHNSAQYETPAKSITPIYSSELSRSPGPVRSKYPTFNPSTPFNPTPLVSTVPPSASASAHILSQICSLPSLPPQNPSSHILPPTNTLPPQERPQALVNLPAITTAGVVASNTSHQVTSSSPQLTPVLSEMQVARITMGAEKIAAQLPQREPRAHTSKKRTSRELEQVIAMSEHDPRRMDEIRKYSAIYGRFDCKRRPEKPLTLHEVCVNEAAAQLCRLVPALLTRRDELFPLARQIVKDAGFGHSASIARYGNLLSQMVGNQAAGAQIRPSSAMLECESNETSNSTPSKRQRLSSSDASLSAADSNRDSMEDPRYNLFAMYQKFAAKPSFDLADIAKFTLNKPSDYDDPDQESRFSFSNSSSPPMPNNGPEDDRIANSLDKILMKTHECTNNNNNSDNLHGISDGSPTPSSTSNINLIADLSTNPSKPRSLANEVQIISAAGSHIIAVANPALAMSPTLQEAISLKKEASSPELL